A single genomic interval of Dromiciops gliroides isolate mDroGli1 chromosome 1, mDroGli1.pri, whole genome shotgun sequence harbors:
- the UMOD gene encoding uromodulin, with protein sequence MTQLFYLILLVVAFQHWSPVASDGFAERESCSKCHINASCVETNGSVICSCLNGFSGDGFVCSDVDECASQGGHNCSASNCVNTVGSYYCSCPDGFRLTPQNSCEDVDECSDPNLDCHPLALCINSPGNYSCTCLPGYFGDGHQCHCSPGSCGPGLDCIADSDGSGICVDPCQEYTLLDEYWRSTNYRAGYYCDAITQGWYRFVGRGGVRMPEMCIPINRCNTAAPMWLNGTHPSSDEGIVNRTACAHWSGNCCLWKSEVQVKACTGGFYVYNLAPTPECNLAYCTDPSSVEGTCNACGLDEDCNSVNGNWTCQCKQVSDITDIANLKPNLSCEANHIKVSLNKCLLKNLGFEQIFTYLKDSSCAGFEEKDNQSWVSVVTPARDGPCGTLLTKNQTHAIYSNTLYLSDDIIIRDTNININFQCAYPLDMEVSLQTAAQPLISSLNISVGGTGMFTVRMALFRSPTYTLPYEGSSVALSTEAILYVGTILERGDSTQFVLLMTNCYATPSSNATDPLKYFIIRDRCPRTQDPTIQVVENGISFQGRFSVQMFRFAGNHDLVYLHCEVSLCDTWNEQCEPSCSGTRLRSGGAINPAQVLNLGPITRRDAQAGIVSDIPSHAGFLTPGLGLPLPILVLLAAQ encoded by the exons ATGACACAACTTTTCTATCTGATCCTGCTGGTGGTAGCTTTTCAACACTGGAGCCCAGTAGCTTCTGATGGTTTTGCAGAGA GAGAGAGCTGTTCCAAGTGCCACATCAATGCATCCTGTGTGGAGACCAATGGTTCTGTGATCTGCTCCTGCCTGAATGGCTTCTCTGGGGATGGCTTCGTTTGCTCAGATGTGGACGAATGTGCCTCCCAGGGGGGCCACAACTGCTCGGCCAGCAACTGTGTCAACACAGTGGGTTCCTACTACTGCAGCTGTCCTGATGGCTTCCGGCTGACTCCCCAAAACAGCTGTGAAGATGTAGATGAGTGCAGCGACCCGAACCTGGACTGCCACCCACTGGCCCTCTGCATTAACTCACCTGGCAACTATTCCTGTACCTGTCTTCCTGGCTACTTCGGGGATGGACATCAATGTCACTGCTCCCCAGGCTCCTGTGGACCTGGCTTAGACTGCATCGCTGACTCTGATGGAAGCGGGATCTGTGTGGATCCGTGCCAGGAATACACCCTGCTGGATGAGTATTGGAGAAGCACCAACTACAGGGCTGGTTATTATTGTGATGCCATCACTCAAGGTTGGTATCGTTTTGTGGGCAGGGGAGGTGTGCGCATGCCAGAGATGTGTATCCCAATTAATAGATGCAACACGGCTGCTCCAATGTGGTTAAACGGAACCCACCCATCCAGCGATGAGGGCATCGTCAACCGGACTGCCTGTGCCCACTGGAGTGGCAACTGCTGCCTCTGGAAGTCTGAGGTGCAGGTGAAGGCTTGTACCGGTGGATTCTATGtgtacaacctggccccaacacCAGAATGCAACTTGGCCTACTGCACAG ACCCAAGCTCTGTGGAAGGAACCTGCAATGCCTGTGGCTTAGATGAGGATTGCAATTCAGTGAATGGAAACTGGACCTGCCAATGCAAACAGGTCTCTGATATTACTG ATATTGCCAACCTGAAACCTAATCTGTCTTGTGAAGCCAATCACATCAAGGTGTCTTTGAATAAGTGCCTGTTGAAAAACTTGGGGTTTGAGCAGATATTTACATATTTGAAAGATAGCTCCTGTGCTGGCTTTGAAGAGAAGGACAACCAGAGTTGGGTGTCAGTGGTGACTCCAGCTCGGGATGGGCCATGTGGAACCCTGCTAACG AAAAACCAAACTCATGCCATCTATAGTAACACTCTCTACTTGTCTGATGACATCATCATTCGGGATACCAACATCAACATCAACTTTCAGTGTGCCTATCCTCTGGACATGGAAGTCAGCCTCCAAACGGCAGCCCAACCCCTTATCAG TTCCCTGAACATCAGTGTTGGTGGGACAGGGATGTTTACAGTGAGGATGGCTCTGTTCAGAAGCCCAACCTACACACTGCCTTATGAAGGCTCTTCTGTGGCCCTCTCCACCGAAGCCATACTCTACGTGGGCACCATATTAGAAAGGGGAGATTCGACCCAGTTTGTTCTGTTGATGACGAATTGCTACGCTACCCCCAGCAGCAACGCCACGGACCCCTTGAAATACTTCATCATAAGAGACAG GTGTCCACGAACTCAGGACCCAACGATTCAGGTGGTGGAGAATGGGATATCCTTCCAGGGTCGATTTTCAGTGCAGATGTTCAGGTTTGCTGGGAACCATGACCTAGTCTACCTACACTGTGAAGTTTCTCTCTGTGACACCTGGAATGAGCAGTGCGAGCCT TCTTGCTCAGGCACCAGACTCCGTAGTGGAGGTGCCATCAACCCAGCTCAAGTTCTGAATTTAGGACCCATCACTCGTAGAG ATGCTCAAGCGGGTATAGTGAGTGACATCCCTAGCCATGCAG GgttcctgacaccagggctagGTTTGCCCCTGCCAATCCTCGTGCTTCTGGCAGCCCAGTGA